The following proteins are co-located in the Roseovarius arcticus genome:
- a CDS encoding response regulator transcription factor produces the protein MSKIALVDDDRNILTSVSMTLEAEGFEVETYNDGQQALDAFSKKLPDMAVLDIKMPRMDGMDLLQRLRQKSQMPVIFLTSKDDEIDEVLGLRMGADDYVKKPFSQRLLVERIRALLRRQDALDGNISPADAEDGKVIDRGELRMDPLRHAVTWKGADVSLTVTEFLLLQALAQRPGFVKSRDQLMDVAYDDQVYVDDRTIDSHIKRLRKKLRQVDTEFSAIETLYGIGYRYNEE, from the coding sequence ATGTCCAAAATCGCCCTTGTGGACGATGACAGGAATATTCTGACATCCGTATCCATGACCCTCGAAGCAGAAGGCTTTGAGGTTGAGACTTATAATGACGGCCAGCAAGCGTTGGATGCTTTTTCGAAAAAGTTACCCGATATGGCTGTGCTAGACATTAAAATGCCGCGCATGGACGGGATGGACCTGCTGCAACGACTGCGCCAGAAATCGCAGATGCCAGTGATTTTTCTCACCTCCAAAGACGATGAGATCGACGAGGTTCTAGGCCTTCGAATGGGCGCCGATGATTATGTGAAAAAACCATTTTCCCAGCGTCTTTTGGTTGAACGCATTCGCGCACTTCTGCGCCGCCAAGACGCATTGGACGGAAACATATCGCCCGCCGACGCGGAAGATGGCAAGGTTATCGACCGGGGCGAGTTGCGGATGGATCCACTGCGCCACGCGGTAACGTGGAAGGGCGCGGACGTGTCGCTGACTGTGACCGAATTCCTGCTGCTTCAGGCGCTCGCGCAGCGCCCTGGCTTCGTCAAGAGCCGGGATCAGTTGATGGACGTAGCCTACGACGATCAGGTTTATGTCGACGACCGCACCATCGACAGCCATATCAAGCGTTTGCGCAAGAAGTTGCGCCAGGTCGACACCGAATTCTCGGCGATTGAGACGCTCTACGGGATCGGCTACAGATATAACGAAGAATAA